The Arachis ipaensis cultivar K30076 chromosome B10, Araip1.1, whole genome shotgun sequence DNA window GGTTGATACTCTTCTCGATTCCAAATCCCAGGATCCTTTACCGATAAATTCCTAGCTCTACCTCACTCAGTGTTTCccactctcactctctctctctcatctctcacTCAATTAATTTTACCAATTTAATAgattttttcatgaattaaacCAGTTTAATAGTTAATTTAGTTGAACTGAACGATCTGATCCAATTATCATTATCATATAGTACATTCCTATCTGGCTATCTCTCTCATCCCATTACGTTTCATTTCTAATGACAATGAATAACGAAGTTGGTATATACGATGTTGTTCAAGTTAATAACTCCCTGCCTTAAGTGGTTTGAGTTGAACTTATTATGGTGTTCTCTCTTTCCATAGATATTATGGTATAGTATTTATTATATTTCTCTCCTTTCAGAGCAATATCCCATctacaatatattttttttatttaatttttttagatatataatattttaacatGGCATTATAAGTCTAtgacaaattcaaaattcaataaaaagcCTGTAACATATTTAgccatttatatataattattcatatataCACTTTATTTTGCAAACATAATTTTttatggaaaaaaataaaaaaaataacattagttGTCACTTTTAACATTTAGCTCTGCATTTAATGGTACCGACATAATTTATCGTTGGTCTCAGGGAAACAGACCAGTACAATAGACCACAAAACTTGTTAAGCTGCCTTTGGAACAAGAGGATAAGATGGTGGACTAGAGAGTGAGATATATAGGTTCATAGGACATTGAAAAAACATACATATTAGAAGTAAAGATAtcaatacttttatttttagattATACATTAAAATGGTACATTTTAAATTTAGTATTTCTCCCTTCTTCTAAATAACTATTTTAATACTAACAAATATTACTATATAGCTTCAATCACTTGGACATGGTGTGTTTCTCTGTTTAGGCCCCACTACTCTATTATGAATATTaccataaaaatattatttatatatcaacagcaacttttgtgttttctggccagcacttaaccatcaaaataaaagtgagtcatctcccaccattagatgtaatttcacaccattaaaaacactattaatgactaattgatgattacaaaataccaaaattgCTCTCCCCTAACATTCCTCTAAGTAATATTATAATAATGGATACACACTTTTCTCATTGTGATTGGCTCGGCACTATGATGAACACTCCCTCTCCTATAAATACACATTTAATGTTGGTATTGTGTGTAACTAAGAGACATGGCAATGGCATGTGAAAGGAAGAAGATCCTGTGGTTGGTTTTGCATCTTCTTATGGTGGTATTTGTGAAGGGAGCACCCCAAGTGCCATGCCTTTTCATCTTCGGTGACTCACTTTCTGATAGTGGAAACAACAACGATCTTGCAACCGTTGCCAAAGCCAATTTCAAACCATATGGCATTGACTTCCCTTTTGGCCCAACCGGAAGATTCACCAATGGCCTAACCACAATTGACATAATTAGTAACaatactaacacttctcttctcttTAAACTTCAATTAGTAATATTCattaactaattaataaattattatttcagGTCAGCAACTGGGATTTGAGGAATTCATCCCACCCTTTGCAAACACAAGTGGCTATGACATTCTTAAAGGTGTTAACTATGCATCTGGTGCTGCTGGAATTCTTGTGGAGAGTGGCTCTCAtacagtaattaatttcttttcttttattatttcttcaaCTTAAATATAACATATAGTTTAGTAACTATATATACATTGGGTGGTAGGGTGCTGTGGTCAGTCTAGGACTACAGATAGCACATCACAGAGTAATTGTTTCCAGAATCGCCAGCACACTCGGAAGTATGAACAAAGCTCAGGAATATCTTAGCAAATGCTTGTATTATGTGAACATTGGCAACAATGATTACATAAACAATTATTTCCTGTCACAATTGTACCCAACAAGCCAAATCTATACCCCTCATCAATATGCACAACTTCTCATTCAACACTTAGAACACAATTTACTGGTATTCATTCAAACCAACTCTACTTTAATTTATATGCTATGTTATATCTTATAGAATTGATCAAGTTTGCACTACATGAGGCTTGAACTCAAGACCTGTTCAAGCctcatgataaaaaaaaagagcatATGCCACTTGAGCTAAGGGTCATTGTTATAGTTCTCTGCTGattaattattattgtttgtTTGGTGTAGGATCTGATTGATGTTGGAGCAAGAAAGTTGGTGATAGTTGGGTTGGGCCTTGTAGGTTGCACTCCAAATTCCATCAGAACTTTTGGAACAAACGGATCTTGTTATGAAGAGGGAAATGAAGCAGTGTCCATTTTCAATAGCAAGCTAGTATCACTGGTGGATACTCTCAATTTCAACCTCTCTCCTTATTCCAAATCCATCTTTATAGACTCTACAGCAGTTGCCATTGCAAATACCAATGCACCTGGTACGTAATATTATAATACGTGTTCTTTTTTGTATAAAATACTGTATGGACTCATGTTTTGTACGTATATCTGTAGGCTTTACGGTTTCAACAGTTGGTTGCTGTGTTACGGGGTGGAGTGGAGAGTGTATTGAAAATGAAGAACCATGCAATAATAGGAAAGAGTACGTGTTTTGGGATGATTTCCATCCCACAGAAGCATGGAATCAAATAAATGCAATAAATTCGTATGCTGCTACCAATCCATCATTCGTGCACCCTATGGATATCAAGCAACTTGTTGACCAACAAGTCAATATCATGCTACCGGAATTTCCACACCACTTCAAAACACACCTCACTACTACTAGTGccctttaaaattaaataataaaaaaataaggtACTTATATGATCCGATGAATCGTTATTAGTGTTAATCGAGGAGAATAAATGGACAAGTTAAATTGTGGAGACGGGAGATTAGAGTAGCTTGTTTATTAGCTACTATATCTCGTATAAGCGgtgtttttatatataaataaataaatgtgagAGAGTATGTACCTTGTGTAGTGATTGAATAAAAATAACcgttaatttatatatatactgATATACATGNNNNNNNNNNNNNNNNNNNNNNNNNNNNNNNNNNNNNNNNNNNNNNNNNNNNNNNNNNNNNNNNNNNNNNgaatttattttaattaatgaaatttttttttaaccaaagatatgaagactcgaacccgcaacctcttaaatgAGTACGGAAAatttatgccatttgagctattattcattggcattttttttttaaattaatttgtttGTATTAAAATGTAGACTTTAAATCATATATTCTTAATTTAAATCCTAAACCTAAAtactaaaattagttaatattagttaattaaaaattttcttttcactttctaattcataaaataaaaaagtattaacCCTTAATATATGTGTTCGTTTATACCTGTGTATGTTTTGTTTCACATATTTTTAATGAATATTTCATCATTTAATATATATTGTATATGaatattttaatgactaatttttatgtataaataatATGGTTATATATCAATTTAGTTGGTACACCATgtaactatatttatatataatgagTTTAATTTCAATTACTATTATAGAGATTAGTCTTGCAGTTCAAAGATATGAATAAATTTTTAGTCGTTACAATATATTGTACAATAAATTTTACTAATCAATGaatctatataaaaaaaagtcagtaaataaatacaaaaatcaaTCTATAGTCATTTTTGATATGGTCATTAACAACTATTAAAATCAATTCTGCTCCACTCTTTATATCTCACCTACAATTTATTGCTAACATCCACAATTCCTCTTTCTTGACTTTTGAAGATTctgttattcttttttatttatatgtGTCAAATGATAGCAAAAAAATCAATTAATCATCTATTATGCTTCTCCTTTTTTTACTATCATTCTTGTCtaactcttaaaatattatttaattgtcCTTAAAATACTTCATAATTTATCATAATCAAACAATCACgcactaccaaataaactcataACGAATAAATAAGTAATGAAAgtctttttatcaattttttattattaaaaattattttttgcttTAAATAAACATGAAAGGGActtattattattactaattttttgttttggtcATAATTTTCTTTCATGCTCCTATAGAAATTGAATTAATTATGATTTTGTAATAACTAGTTGTCCACTCTAGTCTCCATGCAAATTGCCAAATTTGGATGGGCCTAAATGTACCAAATCACCCTTGGATGAGCCTGAAGTTATAAAAGCAAAATCACTtctgaccaaaaaaaaaataataatacaaaatcaCTATTTAGGCCTCAAGTTATAAAAACAAAatcactatttattttattttatcgttGGATGATTAGCCAATTCAAATTTCATGCTCCATCCACCGCGCCAACACAACACCCCACTCTCCTCATCTTTCTTTTCCGACAAATCTCAAAATAGAGTTTGTTTTGAGATATTGAAATAGAGATtggaaaattaaaatttagtattatatttgttagtttagagattgatactaaaattttaatctcaactttaataatattttatatttaatttcaaaatcaatttaattCACTGACAGTGATAATAATTTTCGTTTTAGAAGGTGGGTTCAGAAGAATTATTCTCGGATAAGCGTTGAAGGATCGGAGCTGACAAGATGGTGAGACAAGGAGCCACTGGAGGCAGGATAAGGACGCGATCTTCATCCCATCCCACCCGCACGGATGCCGCAAGTGATGCTAGAAGCGCCGAGCCCTTTGAGTGTGTCACCATTGAGTACACGAAGGGGGATGTAGAGGGGTTGGGATGTAGAGGGGTTGTTCCCCTTCTTCATCTCCTCATTCAAAAACGCTTCTACCTCCTCCTTTGTGAATTCAATGGTGCCACTCATCCTGTTCTCTTTACAAATACTGTGCTATATTCTAGAAAAGATAGTCATTGATAAACTGGTCAAATATGTCAGGCAAAAATATTTCTCTCTTAGGTTATTCCTCACTTGATTTAATAATGCTAGTCAGTTATTTGATTCCTGGTGATTACTTCattgttatttatttatcattttttcttTGAAACTGTTGAGTTTTGCAGGCGAATTTAAATCAGGAGTTATACAAAAGATCAAAGGAGTACTATTTGAGTCTGCAGAAGAACATTGATCTTCTTCGGTCAGATCTTGAAGCAGCTAAGGAGGCACAGAAAAAAACTTGAAACAGAGGAAGCGACTCTTAAATAAGTTTTTTCAGTCtgatctttctttctttcattagCAGTTCTGCTGTTTTCTGTGCTGGCATCGTTCTTCAATCTTCATGATGGCACTGGAATTCAACTTGTACTCTGATTCCTAACATGTCATAAAATCTTATTGTGAAAATAGGAAATACTTTTGATTTGGAGCATTATGCTATTACATGCTTTTCAATTATTGGCATTAGCTTCCAGTTGTTATTTTCGTATAGCATCCTAAAGTTTGTTCATATTTGGTTTTTCAGGCTTCACAGAGTGAAGCTctagatgaaaaagaaaaattagcaaataaactaaaataccttCGTGAAGAGTTAAAACAAATTAGATGACCGTACTTGTCAACAAAACTAAGTAACGGATTTAACCGCAGAAAGTAGCAAAGTACAAAGAAAAATTACATGAGATCAGAAAAATTGGTGATTCGGTCTTATGATTGTACAAAGACATTAGCTAAAGGATTTAACAGCAGAAGTAGCAAAGGACAGAGAAAAATTACCTGTGATCAGAAAGATTGTACAAAGACATTAGCTTAAAGTACAAAGAATTTACTGGGGATTGAATTTTTGCCAGAAACAAAAGAATaccaaaaatttttaattgaCATTGAAATGTTGCTTCAAAAATATAGaaatatcttttttaatattgtattttttgcttcttattctttttttttcctctgTTGGAGGACGTAGAGGCGTTCTTACGTCCTCCTTTGTGAAGTCAATGGTGCCACTCATCCTGTTCTCTCTACAAATACTGTGCTATATTCTAGAAAAGATAGTCATTGATAAACTGGTCAAATATGTCAGGCAAAAATATTTCTCTCTTAGGTTATTCCTCACTTGATTTAATAATGCTAGTCAGTTATTTGATTCCTGGTGATTACTTCattgttatttatttatcattttttcttTGAAACTGTTGAGTTTTGCAGGCGAATTTAAATCAGGAGTTATACAAAAGATCAAAGGAGTACTATTTGAGTCTGCAGAAGAACATTGATCTTCTTCGGTCAGATCTTGAAGCAGTGAGGAGGCACAGAAAAAACTTAAAACAGAGAAAGCGACTCTTAAAAGTAGATTTTTTCAGTCTGATCTTTCTTTCTTTCACCTGCTAATGCAGTTCTGCTGTTTTCTGTGCTGGCATCGTTCTTCATGATGGCACTGGAATTCAACTTTTACTCTGATTCCTAACATGTCATAAAATCTTATTGTGAAAATAGGAAATACTTTTGATTTGGAGCATTATGCTATTACATGCTTTTCAATTATTGGCATTAGCTTCCAGTTGTTATTTTCGTATAGCATCCTAAAGTTTGTTCATATTTGGTTTTTCAGGCTTCACAGAGTGAAGCTctagatgaaaaagaaaaattagcaaataaactaaaataccttCGTGAAGAGTTAAAACAAATTAGATGACCGTACTTGTCAACAAAACTAAGTAACGGATTTAACCGCAGAAAGTAGCAAAGTACAAAGAAAAATTATatgagagaagagaaaaattgtTAATTCGGTCTTGTGATTGTACAAAGACATTAGCTAAAGTACAAAGAATTTACTGGGGAATCATGTACAAAAGATTAGAGGAGATGATAGATTCATATATAGCGTGCTATAGTGCCACGGTAGAACTTTTCAGACGAAAGCAAACAAATCTCATCAATTAATGGCCATGTTTCTAGGGCAggcaatatatattttatttgtgaaaCTAATTCGGATCAATTTATTCGGGTAAAGTT harbors:
- the LOC107622864 gene encoding GDSL esterase/lipase At5g45670; this encodes MAMACERKKILWLVLHLLMVVFVKGAPQVPCLFIFGDSLSDSGNNNDLATVAKANFKPYGIDFPFGPTGRFTNGLTTIDIISQQLGFEEFIPPFANTSGYDILKGVNYASGAAGILVESGSHTGAVVSLGLQIAHHRVIVSRIASTLGSMNKAQEYLSKCLYYVNIGNNDYINNYFLSQLYPTSQIYTPHQYAQLLIQHLEHNLLDLIDVGARKLVIVGLGLVGCTPNSIRTFGTNGSCYEEGNEAVSIFNSKLVSLVDTLNFNLSPYSKSIFIDSTAVAIANTNAPGFTVSTVGCCVTGWSGECIENEEPCNNRKEYVFWDDFHPTEAWNQINAINSYAATNPSFVHPMDIKQLVDQQVNIMLPEFPHHFKTHLTTTSAL